In the Flavobacteriales bacterium genome, ATAGCCAGCGGGCCGGTAGAGTAAACGGAGGAGTTGGTGCAAAACCCGTTGGGAGAGAATCCACAACCACCGGCATAATAATAAACGTGAGTCGCACATTGAGCGCACGTTACAGTCCATACAATCTGAGCACAATTCCCGCCGATGGTGGTCCACTTCCATATGGTCAGGACACCTCCACTTTTACTGATCCCGGCATTACAGCCACACCCGGGTGGCGAACAGTTGGCATCGTTGTTTACGACAGCACTGGCCGTCATGTCACATGGCAAACAGGAGTCTGCAGTGGCTACATAATTTGAAAGTGTATCGTTACACGCATTGCCAAGGGCGGAGTATGCAATGAGAGAAACATTGTAAGTCCCTGCTTCGGGATAGTCCCATGTCGGGCTTGCCGAAGTACTGTTATCACTGGTAGAGGTCGGGTCACCGAAGTCCCACAGGTAACTGGTAGCACCGCTGCTATTGTTGGTGAAGGATACGGTCAGATCATCGCAATCGCTGGTACCCGAACTCACGGATGCCGTCACATCCGCCGGACAGTTCACCACGTTGATCTGGAAGTCCCGCGTTGTACTGCTCAGGAAAATGCCATTCCGATATTCAGATACACATATGCCAATCACATACTGACCAACACCACCAGGCGTACCGGTGACCTGGCCCGTGGCAGCATCTACACTCACTGCCGGGGAACCGTTCATCATATTCGCCTGCGAGTAACCCGCCTTCCAGTTCAATGCGCTGTATGGCGGATTTCCCGGTGGCTGTGGCCTAGGGAATGGCTCGGAAGCTCCGGCATTGGGGGTACACAATGAATACACCAATGAGTCACCATCGGCATCCGTGGCAGAATGATCTATGCTCAGGTCAATCCCTGCACAACGGTAAACAGGCGGCCATTCATCATACACAGGGTTGCTGTTGCAGGATGCCTTGGATTTATCGGGAATGGTGGTCGTGAAAGTGGCACCGGTGTTGGTCGGATTGTTGACATTCTTCACCGTCGCATTACGGCAGCAACGCTGGTAGGCAAGGGTATAGCCGCCGGGGATCGGTGGCAATGTGACGTTCTTCGTATACTCCGCTACCGCAACGCATACCCCGGAAGGTGCCTCAATGCATGGAGAGGGAAGCTCCGGAGTAAGCGTTGTTCCGCTGCCCACCAGGTTGATATAGATCGTCTGAACAAGGTTGTTGTTCTTGTCGAAAACACCTACTGCAGCCGGGTTATCAAAAGGAGCAACTCCAGTATTGCAATCCCGGTAAACGTTCAGGTTAATGGTGTAGTTAGCTCCGCTATTACACACGTAGTAAAGCTCCCCACCGATGATGTGCGAGGCTCGTGCCGGAAATACAGCCAGCACGGCCAACAAAACGACAATGATGACATGCCGCCACTTCCCTGAGGAACCGATATGTGGGTAAGAGGTCATAAATGGCCTTTATCTGATCCTTTTACATATTGCCAACACGGGCACTGTGAACGGGCGCGAATATAATCAAATACCTTTCTCCTTGATGCCTTCATATCGCTATACAATCCCGAATAATTTTCAATTGATCGTTTACTTTTTACGGTTCATCCGTGCAGCAATTATCACTTTAAGCCAATCGTGTTATTTACCCGGCGGTCACTAACAGCAGTTTAACAACTCCCTATGAATACCTGATAAAGAACACCCTACAAAACCGCATAAGGATCACAAAGCACACCTTTACCCCTTTCAGGGAAAAGCAATGTGTATCCATTGATATCATTGGGTTTTAGAAGAACGGCCACCAATCGACTTTGTCTACGTAATTTTTGTGATTCGGTTACACCCGCAGATCTCTTTCCTCATAAAAATATACTTCTGATTTTAAATGATTGTCCTGACAGATAAATGACTACAACCCTTTAATGTAGCACATTTTTCCCGGTATCCCAAACATGTTGCAACTTAATTTTATGATCCCAAATAAGCAAACACTTCCATTTCGTCCAATTCTTCCAAACCATAGGCCAGCTAAAAAATTACCCCGACCGGGAAGAAGAACCAAAGCCACCATTCACCAACATTGCCATTATGGCAATTGACATCATAATTGGTTTCTCATCCATATTACTAAACAGATACCGCTATTTTAATTGTAATGCCATAAAAACACATATCGCCGGAACTTCCATTTCGATCGACCAACATTCATCATCTCCGGACCACCACACCACTTCCTGTCACTAACAGATTCTGCTTACTCCGCTTGCATGAAACCTTTCAAGCAATTTACGTACAAACACCTATACTATTAGGTTATCCCTCGGTAACCGCTCTTATTAACAGTTACATTTTGATGAATAGGCGTATAATAATATCTGCAGTTATCTGCATCCTGAACTCTACTTACTTATTTGCTCAAACCGGGCCCGGAGGTGTCGGAGCAAGCACAAATAATGTATTGTGGTTAAAGGCGGAGGACCTTAGTTCAAGCCCGGTTTCCACCTGGTCCGATCAATCCGGAAACGGAAATGATGTGACCCAGGGCACCGGAGCCAATCAGCCCACATGGGTAGAAGACATAATTAACGGCAAGCCAGTTGTTCGCTTCGATGGCAGCAACGATGTATTGAACGGTCCCGCCAGTAACACTTTATTGGGCGGGGTAGCAGAAGATGTCACTACCGTCACGGTTTTCCGTACCTCTTCTTCCTCCCGGGGCTACCTGTCCGCATTAAAACGGGACGCTGGAACCAGTTCCCTCTATTCAATCGACATCAACTCAAACGGTGGATCAGCCGCAGCCGGCTATGCAGGCTTCCTCACCCGGAATGAGGCAAACAGCACACATAACTGGATCACATTTAACGGTGGTTACAACGATGGCAGCGGCCACATCCTGATAGGTTGGGTGGATAATGCCAACAAGGAGTTATTCATCGATGGTACCTCACGGGGTACAGATGCCAACGGCATGCAGAACATATCAACCAACAGTGGCCTTTTTACCATTGGAGGCTCATCCGCCGGAGGTACCGCCTACACCGGTGATGTCGCGGAATACATCCTGTACAAGATCGCCCTCAATACGGCCAGACGGATCATCGTGGAAAACTACCTCTCCTCCAAATATGGCATTGCCATTGCCAATGACTATTACACCAATGATGCGACCCACCCTTATGAAGTGGCAGGTATCGGACAGGTTGATGCATCAAATTTGCATCTGGACGCACAGTCCGCCGGAATCCTGGAGTTTACTTCACCCGATGATATTGATGATGGTGAGTTCCTCCTTTTCGGGCATGACAACGGAGATATTTCTACATGGACTACAACCGGGGCCCCCAATCCGGGAACAAATATCCAACGTCTGGCCAGGGCCTGGATGTTGAACGAGACCGGTGACGTTGGTGCTGTGGACATCACCATTGACAATACCCTCCTTCCTGCACTACCAGCAGAATACACCGAATATTATTTATTGGTCGATGACGACGGCGACTTCAGTTCAGGAGCTACCGAGTACCTTCTGAGCCCTGCAGGAGGAAGTTATTATACGGCCTCCGGTGTGGAAGTCGGCGATAACTCCTACATCACCATTGCCATCGTAAGGCCCGTGATTGAGTTCACACTCACTGAAGATGACGACTTTGAAACAGCCGGTGTTGTAAATATTGCGGTGAACCTGAACTATGAGATCAGTACCGATGCTTCCGCCACATTTACAGTGAACGGAGGAAGTTCCGCCACAGAAGGCGGCGGCGATGACTTCACCATTGCCGCCAGTCCGATCACGATCTCTGCGGGTACAACAACGGCGAATATCGCCCTTACCCTGAATGATGATATCACACTTGAAACAGATGAGACAGTCATCCTGGACCTCAGTGCACCTGCCAATGCCGAACTCGGAACGAATACGCAGTTCACCTACATTATTCATGATGACGATGACCCCCGGAAAGTAAACTTCACCGCCGGATCATCCAATGGAGATGAAAGCGTGAACCCGGTCACGCTTACTATACAAAGCGCAACACCCAGTGCTTCCGATATTACCATAGATTATACGGTAACTGGCGGTACCGCTTCAGGAACCGGTGTGGATTATACACTTGCCGCTGGAACTGCAACAATCCCCGGCGACAATTCATCCACAACAACAACGCTGGATATCGCCATCAACGAAGACCTTCTTGATGAAGACGATGAGACCATTATCATCACCCTGTCAAACCCCGGCAATTGTAACCTTGCCGCTACAAACACCACCTATACCTACACCATCAACGACAACGATGACCCTCCCGTGGTGCAATTCTCCTTCGCTACCACCAGTGCCTCAGAGGCTGTCAGCCCAGGCGCCATCGAGGTGAGTTTATCCGCCATCTCCGGACAGGACGTGATCGTTGCATACACCGTTGCTGACGGTACAGCTACCGGAAGCGGAACAGATTATACACTGGCAGACGGATCCCTGACCATACCCGCCGGAAGCAGTTATGGGAATATCACACCCATCATTATTGATGACGGCACCATCGAGGCGGCGGAAACATTTACCGTTACCTTGGCCGCCGGCCCAACAGGTGCTACCCTTGGCGCGCAAACCACCAATACGTATTCTATTGGCGACAACGATGACATCGGCTTTATCGGTCCCGGAGGAGTTGGTAATGCAAGCAACAACGTGCTCTGGCTGGAAGCCGATGAACTTAGTGCAAGCCCGGTTTCCGCGTGGTCAGATCAATCCGGCAACAACAACGACATGAGCCAGGGAACCGCCGGCTACCAACCCACCTGGGTGGATGGGGTGATCAATGGAAAGCCGGTGATCCGGTTCGACGGCAGTGATGATGTGCTGGACGGAACAGCATCCAATACCATGCTGGGAGGTGCCATCGAGGATATTTCCGTGATCACCGTATTTCGTACCGCTTCCAATTCCCGCGGCTACCTTTCCCAAATCAAACGTGACGGCAGCACCAGTTCCCTCTTCTCTATCGACATCAATTCAGACGACGGATCAACGCTGGCCGGATCCGCAGGATTCCTGACACGTGATGACGCCAATGCCAATCACTTTTGGCTTGATCACAGCAACAGTTATAATGATGGTAACGGTCACATACTCATGGGTTGGGTTGACGATGCCAACCGCGAACTGTTCATTGACGGAACTTCACGGGGAACTGATGCGAACGGTATGCAGAGCATTTCCAGCAACTCCGGCGCATTTACAATTGGAGGCACTTCTTCCGGAGGCACGCCTTATACCGGAGATGTCGCTGAGTATATCATTTACACGATGGCGATCAACAGCGCCCAGCGTATCATTGTCGAAAACTATCTCTCCTCAAAATACGGCATTACCGTACCCAATGACTACTTCAGCCATGACGCATCTTACCATTATGATGTAGCCGGTATTGGTCGTGAAGATGCATCCAACGAACACACCGCAGCACAATCCGCCAAAATCCTGAAACTTTCCAGTCCCTCCGGAATGGGTGACGGTGAATACCTGCTTTTCGGACATAACAACGGCAGCATAGCCGCATGGACCACCACCGAAGCCCCTAACTCCGGAACCAACATTCAACGCCTTGCCAGAGAATGGGTGCTGGATGAGACGGGAGATGTAGGAACCATTACCGTTACCGTAGACACCACTCTTCTTCCGGCACGCCCTGCGAATTATTCTCAATACTTTATTCTGGTAGATGCGGACGGAGATTTTAGCAGCGGAGCCACCCAATATCAAATGACAAATACCGGGGGTGCAAATTTTGAAGCCTACGGTGTGAATGTGAGTGACAATTACTACATCGCCATAGCAGTCAAACGACCCACGATCCAGTTCACCCTTAGCTCATCCCAGGAATTCGAACCGAACGGACCAGCTACCGTGAAGGTGGAATTGAACATGGCTCTGGCATCTACCGTGACGGTAGACTATACCATTGATGCAAGCAGCACGGCCACAGGAGGCGGAACGGACTATACCCTCAGCAACGGCACGGTGACCATCACCGCAGGAAATACCTGGGCGAATATCAACATCCCCCTGACCGACGACATTGTGGTTGAAAGCTCGGAAACCATCGTGCTTGACTTATCCAACCCATCATCAGGCCTTAACCTCGGAACCAAAACCAGACATACATTTTCCATTAACGACGACGATAACGCCAGGAAGATTAACTTCACTGCAGGTTCCTCCAGTGGCGACGAAAGCGTAAACACGGTTACCCTGACCATACAGGCAACCTCAGCAAGCAGTTCCGACATCACCGTTGACTATGCAGTCACAGGAGGTACGGCTACCGGAACAGGCACAGACTATACGCTCGCCAGCGGCACGGCAACGATCCCCGGCGACAATGTAAGCACCACCACAACTTTTGACATCGCTATCAATGAAGATATCATGGATGAAGATGACGAAACCATCATCATCACCCTTTCCAACCCGATCAATGGCAACCTGGCATCCACCAACACGGTGTACACTTATACCATCACTGACAATGATTCACCTCCGGTAGTGCAATTTACCAGCACCACCACGAGTGGTTCGGAAGATACGAGTCCGGGTGTGATCGAGGTAAGCCTTTCCGCTCCCTCAGGCCAGGATGTGGTGGTAAGCTATACCGTTGCTGATGGAACTGCCACCGGAGGTTATACAGACTATTATCTGGCGGATGGATCATTGACCATTCCGGCCGGAAGTTTCCTGGCAAATATTGGCCCCGTGATTGTGGATGACGCTACGGAAGAAGGTGGTGAAACCTTCACCGTTACACTTTCCGCAGGCCCCACAGGAGCCACCTTAGGCGCAAATACCGTTAACACGTATACCATCAGTGATAACGACAATGCAATTGGCTTTATAGGGCCCGGCGGAGTCGGAGATGAACAGGACAACGTCCTTTGGTTACGTGCAGATGATCTTAGCGCAAGTCCGGTTTCCTCATGGGCCGATCAATCCGGAAACGGAAATGACATGAGCCAGGGAACAGGTGGGTATCAACCTACATGGGTAAACAGCGTGATGAACGGAAAACCTGTGATACGCTTTGACGGGTCTGATGATGTGTTGAACGGACCTGCCTCCAACGCATTGTTGGGAGGAGCAATCCAGGACATCACTCTGTTTACGGCATACAGGACCACTTCAAGTCAGCGGGGATACCTGTCTCAGTTGAAAAGGGACGGTGGAACCAGTTCGCTTCTTTCGGTAGATATCAATTCCGATGATGGGTCCACCTCGGTCGGATCGGCAGGCTTCCTCAGCCGGGACGATGCCAATGCCAACCACTATTGGTTGGATTATAACGGCAGTTACAATGATGGCAACGGCCATATTCTGTCCGGCTGGATTGATGACGCCAACCGTGAATTGTTCATGGACGGGACATCCAGGGATTCGGATGCCAACGGATTGCAAAGCGTTTCCAATAACACGGGTGTATTCACCATCGGTGGTACCTCCTCCGGTGGAACGCCATATGCCGGTGACGTCGCCGAATACATCATCTACACAAAAGCGCTAAACAGCGCACAACGTATTATCGTCGAAAACTACCTGTCATCAAAATACAACATCGCCATTGCCAACGACAAGTACAGTCTTGAAGCACTTCATAAAAATGAAGTGGCCGGTATTGGTCGGGTGGATGCCTCCAACAAACACACAGCAGCCCAATCAGCTGGCATCCTGAAATTCTCCAGTCCATCTTCACTGGGAGACGGAGACTACCTGCTGTTCGGGCATGATAACGCATCGGTTGGAAGCTGGGTAACAACAGAGGCACCCGATGCAGGCACCAACATCCAGCGCCTGGCCAGGGAATGGAAACTGGATGAGACCGGTGACGTGGGGACTGTGACGATCACGGTTGACACCACCCTGCTGCCGGCAAGGCCATCAGGTTATTCTGTTTATGTGATCCTGGTAGATGCGGATGGCAACTTCAGCAGTGGCGCTACAAAATACAAGATGAGTTATACCAGTGGCTCGAACTTCACTGTGACCGGTGTGGATATAGCCGACAACGACTATGTCTCCATTGGCGTCGTAAGACCGGTTATCGAGTTCACAAGTTCCATCAGTAACACTTTTGAACCCAATGGTCCGGCGCTCATACCGGTATCACTGAACTATTCCCTCCAATCTTCTGTTACGGTAGATTACACCGTCACCGGAGGTACGGCAACCGGCAGCGGGACAGATTACACGCTAGCCAATGGCACATTAACGATTACCGCTGGAAACACATCGGCTAATATCAGCATTACCCTGGTAGATGATATTGTAGTTGAATCCGATGAGACCATCACCTTGTCTCTATCCAACCCATCATCCGGACTGGTTATCGGATCCAACTCGGCACATACATTTACCATTAACGACGATGATAATGCCCGTAAGATCAATTTCACTGCCTCGAGTTCATCAGGAGATGAAAGTGTCACACCGGTTACTTTAACCGTTCAGGCCACCTCGGCAAGTTCATCGGATATTACCGTAGACTACCTGGTAACCGGAGGTACTGCAACAGGCAGCGGCACGGATTTCACTTTGTCTTCAGGTACGGTTACCATTCCGGGTGACAACTCCAGCACGACCGGTACTTTTGATATTGTGATCAATGATGATGGTGTGGATGAGTCAGATGAAACAATCATCATACAACTGATCAGTCCAACCAACGGAAACCTTGCAGCAACAAATACCAGTTATACATATACCATTCAGGATAATGATTCCGAACCTACCGTGGCATTCACGTCAACCACCACGAGCGGTTCCGAATCTTCCGGCACCATCAGCATCGAGGTAAGTCTGTCTGCCGCAAGCGGCCAGGATGTGACCGTTGATTACACAGCATCCGACGTTTCGGCAACTGGTGGCGGAACCGATTACCTGCTTCTGGACGGTACCCTTACCATACCTGCCGGCGATCAGACAGCCAACATTACAGGTAATGTTATTGATGATGCGATTGTGGAAGGGGCGGAAACCTTTACGGTTACCATTTCAAATCCTTCCGATGCTACCCTGGGCGGAAATACCACCAATACATTTACCATTGCCGACAATGACAACGATGGATACATCGGTCCGGGCGGCGTGGGCGATGCTAACAACAACCTGCTGTGGCTCCGGGGCAATGACCTTTCCGCAAGCCCGGTTTCTACCTGGAGCGACCAGTCAGGCAATGGGAACGACCTGACCCAAGGAACCGGTGCCAACCAACCCACATGGGTGAATACGGTATTGAATGGTTTTCCTGTCGTACGTTTTGATGGCAGCAACGACGTTCTGAACGGTCCTGCCACAAATGCCCTGATCGGTGCCAGCCAGCAGGATCTTACGCTCATTGCCCTCTTCAGAACCTCATCAACCGCGCGCGGTTATCTATCTACCCTGAAGCGCGATGCAGCAACAAGCACCCTGTTCGGTCTGGACATCAATTCCAACGCCGGTGCCGCATCCGCGGGCTATGCAGGATTCCTTACCAGAAACGATGCAAACAGTGCACATACATGGAGTACTCATAATGGCAGTTATAACAACGGCGCCGGACATATCCTTATCGGCCGTATCGACGATGCGAGTCGTGAGCTTTACATTGATGGCACATCCCGAGGCTCCGATGCCGATGGGTTGCAAAGTGTGACAACGAACACCGGTGTTTTCACCATCGGTGGTGCAGCTGCCGGAAGTACGCCTTACAACGGAGATGTAGCTGAATACATCATTTACAACACGCCATTGAATACGGCACAACGGATTATTGTTGAGAATTATCTCGCCGCGAAATACGGGCTTACCACCGGCACAGACATTTACACAGAAGGTGCCTACTTCTACGAAGCGGCGGGCATTGGCCGGGAAGATGGTTCCAATCAGCACATTGCCGCCCAATCCGCCGGCATGTTCCTGGTGAATAATGCCAGTAGCCTGGGAGACGGGGACTATCTGATGTTCGGCCATAACAATGCGGATGATATAAGCTGGACCGCGACCGAATCGCCCAATGCAGCAGTTGAACGTATTGCACGGGAATGGAAATTCGATGAAACCGGAAATGTGGGTACCGTAACCGTGACGATAGACATCTCCGCGTTTGATGCGCTTCCCGGTGGTTTCAATTCCTATGCCCTGATCATCGATACCGATGGTGACGGAGACTTCACTTCAGGCAGCCCAACCTTCTATCCCTTGTCGCTGGTCAGCGGGTCGGATTACGAAGCTACCGGGGTTGATGTCGGAGCTGGTTATTACGCAACAATAGGTGTGGTACAAAACATCTCGCAAACCACGGGGGACTTTAACAATGCAGGCACCTGGTTGGCAGGTATCGTACCTGGTTCAGGACAATCTGCCATTGTTGATAACGGAGACGTGGTTACGCTCACTGCCAATACCACGCTGGGGGATCTGACCATCAACGGAACAGGCACCCTGAACCTGGGAAGTTATACCCTATCTATTGACAATGGCACCATATCAAATAGTGGTACCTTTAATGCAGGTACGGGTACGGTAAAATATAGCGCGACCGGTGACCAATGTGTGGCGCCGCTGACCTATTACAACCTGACCTTGAGTGGTTCAGGAACTAAAACATTGTGTGGCAATATTGACGTGGACAACGACCTGCAGCTTACCGACAGTGGAATTACTCTCGACGCTTCGGGAAGTGATTACACTATAAATATTGGAGGCAAGTGGAACAACAGCGGGACTTTTACAGCGCAAGCAGGAGAGGTGATTTTTGACGGAACCGGAACTCAAAACTTAACAGCCAGCAGTGCTCAAACGTTCTATAACCTGACTATTAACAAACCATCCGGCTATGTAAAGTTACTCCGAAACATCAGCATCAACGGCACCTTAGACATGTCTTCCGGCAATCTCGATCTGGGAGCCTTTGACGCCACCATTTCATCGACCGGTACCATCACCAATGGCAGCTCAACAAGCTACGTCCAGGCAGATGGTGTGGGAGAAATCAATAAACTCTATGGCGCTGTGCCTGCTGCTGCCATAACATTTCCACTAGGTGATGTGAATGATTACTCTCCGTTTACCTTCACCCTGAATGATGCTACGCTGGCCGGTGGCGCCTTTGTTTCTGTCAACCTTCGCGATGCCAAGCACCCTCAGATGAATGGCACAAATGATTATATCTCCCGGTACTGGACTGTAACACCGTCGGGTATTTCATGCAACGGCGGTTGTGACGGTGGCGCCGGCGACATTAGTTATGATATGTCTTACATATACACCGATGCGGATGTCAATGGCACCGAAGGCAATATCAAACCCATGAAATATTCCAGCGGTGCGTGGACAGATGGCGGATCAGTAGCCACCGGAACCAACACCCTTACATGGAATGGTGTCACTTCTTTCAGTGACGTGTCCGGCGGATTTGCAGGTGAAGTGCTTCCCGTTGAACTCATTGAATTCGATGCCAGACTGAACGAAATGGTGGTTGATCTTAAATGGATCACAGCAACAGAAATTAATAACGATTTCTTTACCATTGAGCGTTCCAGAGACGGCATCCATTTCGAACGACTGGACACTGTGAAAGCATCCGGAAACAGCAGTACTTTGCGTGTGTACCAACTTACTGATCCGAAACCCTATCAGGGAATTTCATATTACCGCCTGAGGCAAACCGACTACGACGGACATTCCAAACAGTTTGATCCGGTAGCGATATATGTTACAAACCCAAGTGACTTGGTAGATGATTCCCAACTGAATATTTTTCCTAATCCTGTCAAAGGCAGCGAAGAGCTGTATGTCTCAGCCGAGGGTCTCAAAGATTTAGTGGAAACCAAACTGGTTATCTTCGATATTTTCGGCAAACAGATGTATTCACGGAAGCTGACCAATGACTCATCAGGACGGATCATTTCCATTCTTTCACTTGAAGGTCGCATCCCACCGGGCATTTATATCGTTACCGTTGCCTCTGAAAATCGGGTCCTGCACCGGAAGATCATTGTAGAATAACCATCTTCAGTCTCTCCGCCATTTACGCGTAAATTCCCTACAT is a window encoding:
- a CDS encoding T9SS type A sorting domain-containing protein — protein: MNRRIIISAVICILNSTYLFAQTGPGGVGASTNNVLWLKAEDLSSSPVSTWSDQSGNGNDVTQGTGANQPTWVEDIINGKPVVRFDGSNDVLNGPASNTLLGGVAEDVTTVTVFRTSSSSRGYLSALKRDAGTSSLYSIDINSNGGSAAAGYAGFLTRNEANSTHNWITFNGGYNDGSGHILIGWVDNANKELFIDGTSRGTDANGMQNISTNSGLFTIGGSSAGGTAYTGDVAEYILYKIALNTARRIIVENYLSSKYGIAIANDYYTNDATHPYEVAGIGQVDASNLHLDAQSAGILEFTSPDDIDDGEFLLFGHDNGDISTWTTTGAPNPGTNIQRLARAWMLNETGDVGAVDITIDNTLLPALPAEYTEYYLLVDDDGDFSSGATEYLLSPAGGSYYTASGVEVGDNSYITIAIVRPVIEFTLTEDDDFETAGVVNIAVNLNYEISTDASATFTVNGGSSATEGGGDDFTIAASPITISAGTTTANIALTLNDDITLETDETVILDLSAPANAELGTNTQFTYIIHDDDDPRKVNFTAGSSNGDESVNPVTLTIQSATPSASDITIDYTVTGGTASGTGVDYTLAAGTATIPGDNSSTTTTLDIAINEDLLDEDDETIIITLSNPGNCNLAATNTTYTYTINDNDDPPVVQFSFATTSASEAVSPGAIEVSLSAISGQDVIVAYTVADGTATGSGTDYTLADGSLTIPAGSSYGNITPIIIDDGTIEAAETFTVTLAAGPTGATLGAQTTNTYSIGDNDDIGFIGPGGVGNASNNVLWLEADELSASPVSAWSDQSGNNNDMSQGTAGYQPTWVDGVINGKPVIRFDGSDDVLDGTASNTMLGGAIEDISVITVFRTASNSRGYLSQIKRDGSTSSLFSIDINSDDGSTLAGSAGFLTRDDANANHFWLDHSNSYNDGNGHILMGWVDDANRELFIDGTSRGTDANGMQSISSNSGAFTIGGTSSGGTPYTGDVAEYIIYTMAINSAQRIIVENYLSSKYGITVPNDYFSHDASYHYDVAGIGREDASNEHTAAQSAKILKLSSPSGMGDGEYLLFGHNNGSIAAWTTTEAPNSGTNIQRLAREWVLDETGDVGTITVTVDTTLLPARPANYSQYFILVDADGDFSSGATQYQMTNTGGANFEAYGVNVSDNYYIAIAVKRPTIQFTLSSSQEFEPNGPATVKVELNMALASTVTVDYTIDASSTATGGGTDYTLSNGTVTITAGNTWANINIPLTDDIVVESSETIVLDLSNPSSGLNLGTKTRHTFSINDDDNARKINFTAGSSSGDESVNTVTLTIQATSASSSDITVDYAVTGGTATGTGTDYTLASGTATIPGDNVSTTTTFDIAINEDIMDEDDETIIITLSNPINGNLASTNTVYTYTITDNDSPPVVQFTSTTTSGSEDTSPGVIEVSLSAPSGQDVVVSYTVADGTATGGYTDYYLADGSLTIPAGSFLANIGPVIVDDATEEGGETFTVTLSAGPTGATLGANTVNTYTISDNDNAIGFIGPGGVGDEQDNVLWLRADDLSASPVSSWADQSGNGNDMSQGTGGYQPTWVNSVMNGKPVIRFDGSDDVLNGPASNALLGGAIQDITLFTAYRTTSSQRGYLSQLKRDGGTSSLLSVDINSDDGSTSVGSAGFLSRDDANANHYWLDYNGSYNDGNGHILSGWIDDANRELFMDGTSRDSDANGLQSVSNNTGVFTIGGTSSGGTPYAGDVAEYIIYTKALNSAQRIIVENYLSSKYNIAIANDKYSLEALHKNEVAGIGRVDASNKHTAAQSAGILKFSSPSSLGDGDYLLFGHDNASVGSWVTTEAPDAGTNIQRLAREWKLDETGDVGTVTITVDTTLLPARPSGYSVYVILVDADGNFSSGATKYKMSYTSGSNFTVTGVDIADNDYVSIGVVRPVIEFTSSISNTFEPNGPALIPVSLNYSLQSSVTVDYTVTGGTATGSGTDYTLANGTLTITAGNTSANISITLVDDIVVESDETITLSLSNPSSGLVIGSNSAHTFTINDDDNARKINFTASSSSGDESVTPVTLTVQATSASSSDITVDYLVTGGTATGSGTDFTLSSGTVTIPGDNSSTTGTFDIVINDDGVDESDETIIIQLISPTNGNLAATNTSYTYTIQDNDSEPTVAFTSTTTSGSESSGTISIEVSLSAASGQDVTVDYTASDVSATGGGTDYLLLDGTLTIPAGDQTANITGNVIDDAIVEGAETFTVTISNPSDATLGGNTTNTFTIADNDNDGYIGPGGVGDANNNLLWLRGNDLSASPVSTWSDQSGNGNDLTQGTGANQPTWVNTVLNGFPVVRFDGSNDVLNGPATNALIGASQQDLTLIALFRTSSTARGYLSTLKRDAATSTLFGLDINSNAGAASAGYAGFLTRNDANSAHTWSTHNGSYNNGAGHILIGRIDDASRELYIDGTSRGSDADGLQSVTTNTGVFTIGGAAAGSTPYNGDVAEYIIYNTPLNTAQRIIVENYLAAKYGLTTGTDIYTEGAYFYEAAGIGREDGSNQHIAAQSAGMFLVNNASSLGDGDYLMFGHNNADDISWTATESPNAAVERIAREWKFDETGNVGTVTVTIDISAFDALPGGFNSYALIIDTDGDGDFTSGSPTFYPLSLVSGSDYEATGVDVGAGYYATIGVVQNISQTTGDFNNAGTWLAGIVPGSGQSAIVDNGDVVTLTANTTLGDLTINGTGTLNLGSYTLSIDNGTISNSGTFNAGTGTVKYSATGDQCVAPLTYYNLTLSGSGTKTLCGNIDVDNDLQLTDSGITLDASGSDYTINIGGKWNNSGTFTAQAGEVIFDGTGTQNLTASSAQTFYNLTINKPSGYVKLLRNISINGTLDMSSGNLDLGAFDATISSTGTITNGSSTSYVQADGVGEINKLYGAVPAAAITFPLGDVNDYSPFTFTLNDATLAGGAFVSVNLRDAKHPQMNGTNDYISRYWTVTPSGISCNGGCDGGAGDISYDMSYIYTDADVNGTEGNIKPMKYSSGAWTDGGSVATGTNTLTWNGVTSFSDVSGGFAGEVLPVELIEFDARLNEMVVDLKWITATEINNDFFTIERSRDGIHFERLDTVKASGNSSTLRVYQLTDPKPYQGISYYRLRQTDYDGHSKQFDPVAIYVTNPSDLVDDSQLNIFPNPVKGSEELYVSAEGLKDLVETKLVIFDIFGKQMYSRKLTNDSSGRIISILSLEGRIPPGIYIVTVASENRVLHRKIIVE